A single genomic interval of Pontibacter deserti harbors:
- a CDS encoding PD-(D/E)XK motif protein, whose protein sequence is MRINQLWAELAKVSSFTSGLMMRRYSSTVLPDVYVGLRAPEKHRCLVIKLSHAYTPDTKPFNNLKDISFEIVPDEQSQGKNMLLILLLNNEHRDVFSTLCEDLIQEIRNVGEERALVRKLTNRYEKWKALFDKAKSTGLNAEQQQGLYGELFFLRKWISYAPDRQKCIRAWLGPEKAVRDFQDGSWAVEVKTTRGNNHQLITINSERQLDTTGLDQLYLFHLSLDVRQSSGESLNDMVESVAAALRDDVIAYHLFQVKLLEAGYFAVHQPLYSSTGYHIREDNIYHIRDEFPRIEEHDIRKGVGGVKYTISISDHTSYIADENLVIQHLN, encoded by the coding sequence ATGAGGATTAATCAACTTTGGGCCGAGCTGGCAAAAGTCAGCAGCTTTACTTCAGGGCTCATGATGAGAAGATATTCCAGTACGGTTCTCCCGGATGTATATGTCGGATTAAGGGCTCCGGAAAAGCACAGATGTCTGGTGATCAAACTTTCTCATGCTTATACGCCGGATACAAAGCCTTTTAATAATCTGAAAGATATCTCATTTGAAATCGTACCAGATGAGCAGAGTCAGGGTAAAAATATGTTGCTTATCCTGTTGCTGAATAACGAACACAGGGATGTTTTTTCTACATTATGTGAAGACTTGATTCAGGAAATCCGCAATGTCGGGGAGGAACGGGCCTTGGTAAGGAAACTTACGAACAGGTATGAGAAGTGGAAAGCTCTTTTTGATAAGGCTAAGTCCACCGGATTAAACGCAGAACAGCAGCAGGGATTATATGGGGAGCTCTTCTTTCTCCGCAAATGGATTAGCTATGCCCCAGACAGACAGAAATGCATCCGAGCATGGCTGGGGCCTGAAAAAGCAGTCAGAGATTTTCAGGATGGAAGCTGGGCAGTAGAAGTTAAAACAACAAGAGGGAATAACCATCAGCTGATTACCATAAACAGTGAAAGGCAGCTTGATACAACGGGGCTGGATCAACTGTACCTGTTTCATCTTTCTCTTGATGTGAGACAGTCTTCCGGGGAAAGTCTGAATGATATGGTTGAATCTGTTGCAGCTGCATTAAGGGATGATGTAATAGCCTATCATCTTTTTCAGGTCAAGCTACTGGAAGCTGGATACTTTGCAGTACATCAGCCATTATATTCATCAACAGGTTACCATATCCGGGAAGATAACATCTACCACATAAGGGATGAATTTCCGAGAATAGAAGAACATGATATAAGAAAAGGAGTCGGTGGAGTGAAATACACTATTTCGATATCAGACCACACGTCCTATATAGCAGATGAGAATTTAGTAATACAGCACCTGAACTAG
- a CDS encoding Z1 domain-containing protein, with protein sequence MIKEATQIAIKLLNQRGFITHAPQADIDNAVRDAVKIFSGVDVNTLTKSIEEKFYIWQDDFTSIDRKKTPWLLDKKAGITWSFWNRYEEYLREEKNIPANVIGQVHKLTDATLDKLFDPTKNRPMDKRGLVVGQVQSGKTSNYTGLICKAADAGFKFIIVLAGIHNNLRSQTQLRLDEGFLGFDTQHQRAFNQNNLWIGVGQINQGIVAHSLTSSQEKGDFTAGAANSLGLNFNTNEPIVVVVKKNTKVLERLLQWLNAQSIELEDGTKVIRNKSLLLIDDEADNASINTNRDNDPSTRINGLIRNILRLFERSGYVGYTATPFANIFIPITEDDLFPRDFIINLPAPSNYIGPDKVFGFRPVEDDEVSNSVLPVVNRISDYFSFLPDRHKKSDLPDWRSKEDVPEDIIEDFYNRVPDSLVEAIKSFIITCSIRRLRGQAMAHNSMLVHISRFQNWQKLIARITEKVFDFYRKGIEMNIPSVIEELRATFEIDNAEQKSFKTRSEQILSTELSSVDPFIQVHAWEDVLEHLHEAATKIVVREINGGSADTLNYFDHPNGLSVIAIGGDKLSRGLTLEGLSVSYYLRASRMYDTLMQMGRWFGYRPGYVDLCRLYTSRELNEWFCHITLASEELRNEFDYMSDVAGSTPEKFALKVRTHPGVLQISASNKIRRAVTVDISWAGRLVESYEFQKDPDVINSNLKAAEAFIGLLPSNPITKGSNSLWYDVDAQKIKSLLQKFKLSENLKAADPVNLLRFIDAQLSNGELTNWRVALMSKNKADKMHTINKEGFRLDVGLYSRKQDDRINSVDTYYIMRSHIISPNHEFIDLSETEKALAMERTIQFWREKGRKGEPTYISGEIVRNEFRDPRNPLLLLYFLDPKEAGLAPDSDPIVGYAISFPGSRFNAYVNYAIHEQLLPLFNIDDNFEEMQYDED encoded by the coding sequence TCCGCAGGCAGATATAGACAACGCTGTTAGGGATGCTGTTAAAATTTTCTCAGGTGTTGATGTAAATACCCTGACCAAAAGTATTGAGGAAAAATTCTACATCTGGCAGGATGACTTTACATCAATCGACCGGAAAAAAACACCCTGGCTTCTGGATAAGAAAGCAGGTATCACTTGGTCTTTCTGGAACAGGTATGAAGAATATCTGAGAGAAGAAAAAAACATTCCTGCAAATGTAATAGGGCAGGTGCATAAATTAACAGATGCAACACTGGATAAACTGTTTGATCCGACAAAGAACAGGCCTATGGATAAACGAGGGCTGGTTGTCGGGCAGGTACAGTCAGGTAAAACATCTAATTATACGGGCCTGATCTGTAAAGCAGCTGATGCCGGTTTTAAGTTTATAATTGTACTGGCCGGTATACACAATAACCTGAGAAGTCAGACCCAGCTTCGTCTGGATGAGGGTTTTCTTGGATTTGACACGCAGCATCAGCGGGCATTTAACCAGAATAACCTTTGGATAGGCGTAGGACAGATAAATCAGGGGATAGTAGCACATTCTCTTACTTCCAGTCAGGAAAAAGGGGACTTTACTGCCGGAGCAGCAAATTCGCTGGGACTTAACTTCAATACAAATGAACCTATCGTCGTTGTAGTTAAAAAAAACACCAAAGTCCTTGAGCGGCTTCTGCAGTGGTTAAACGCACAGTCCATTGAGCTGGAAGATGGTACAAAAGTCATCCGGAACAAATCTCTTCTGCTTATTGATGATGAGGCTGATAATGCGTCTATCAATACTAACCGGGATAACGATCCTTCAACAAGAATCAATGGTCTCATCCGTAATATCCTTCGCCTTTTTGAGCGTAGCGGCTATGTCGGGTATACGGCTACTCCGTTTGCCAATATTTTTATTCCTATTACTGAGGATGACCTTTTTCCAAGAGATTTTATTATCAATCTTCCTGCGCCTTCCAATTATATTGGTCCGGATAAGGTATTTGGCTTCCGCCCGGTAGAAGATGATGAAGTTTCCAATTCGGTGTTACCTGTAGTAAACAGGATAAGTGACTACTTTTCATTTCTGCCAGACCGGCACAAGAAGTCGGATCTTCCTGACTGGCGTAGCAAGGAAGATGTTCCGGAAGATATCATAGAAGACTTTTATAACAGGGTTCCTGATTCTCTGGTAGAAGCAATCAAGTCTTTTATCATCACCTGTAGTATCAGGCGACTACGCGGACAGGCCATGGCTCATAATTCTATGTTGGTCCATATCTCCAGATTTCAAAACTGGCAGAAACTCATCGCAAGAATTACAGAAAAGGTTTTTGACTTCTACCGCAAAGGAATAGAAATGAATATTCCCAGCGTGATTGAAGAGTTAAGAGCAACGTTTGAAATAGATAATGCAGAACAGAAGTCTTTTAAAACCAGATCTGAACAGATACTGAGCACAGAACTTAGCTCAGTAGACCCTTTCATACAGGTGCATGCGTGGGAAGACGTTCTGGAGCATTTGCATGAAGCAGCAACTAAAATTGTTGTAAGAGAAATCAACGGGGGATCAGCAGATACATTAAACTATTTTGATCACCCTAACGGACTTTCTGTAATTGCAATTGGCGGAGATAAACTTTCCCGTGGGTTAACGCTGGAAGGACTCTCAGTGAGCTATTATCTGCGTGCTTCCAGAATGTACGATACTCTGATGCAAATGGGGCGCTGGTTCGGCTACAGGCCAGGCTACGTGGATTTATGCCGTCTTTATACAAGCAGAGAGCTAAATGAGTGGTTCTGCCATATTACCCTTGCCTCGGAAGAGCTGCGCAATGAGTTCGATTACATGTCAGATGTAGCCGGAAGCACACCTGAAAAATTCGCCCTTAAGGTACGTACACACCCCGGAGTACTTCAGATATCGGCTTCCAACAAAATAAGAAGAGCTGTAACAGTAGATATATCATGGGCAGGACGTCTTGTGGAATCGTATGAATTTCAGAAAGACCCTGACGTTATTAACTCGAACCTGAAAGCAGCAGAAGCCTTTATTGGGTTATTACCAAGCAACCCTATAACTAAAGGAAGTAATTCACTCTGGTATGATGTAGATGCGCAGAAGATAAAGTCTCTTCTACAGAAATTTAAATTGTCCGAGAACCTGAAAGCCGCAGATCCGGTAAACCTGCTTCGCTTCATTGATGCTCAGTTGTCAAACGGGGAACTAACCAACTGGCGAGTTGCACTAATGTCAAAAAACAAAGCTGACAAGATGCATACTATAAATAAGGAAGGATTTAGATTAGATGTGGGGCTGTACTCTAGGAAACAGGATGACAGAATCAACTCTGTTGATACATATTACATCATGCGATCCCACATTATAAGCCCTAATCATGAGTTTATCGACTTATCTGAAACAGAAAAGGCATTAGCGATGGAAAGAACTATTCAGTTCTGGCGAGAAAAAGGAAGAAAGGGTGAACCTACTTACATTAGCGGGGAAATAGTAAGAAATGAATTCCGTGACCCACGGAACCCATTGCTGCTTCTATATTTCCTGGATCCGAAAGAAGCGGGTCTGGCTCCAGATTCAGATCCGATAGTTGGCTATGCTATCAGCTTTCCCGGTAGCAGGTTCAATGCTTATGTAAACTATGCCATCCATGAGCAGCTGCTTCCTTTATTTAACATAGATGATAATTTCGAGGAGATGCAGTACGATGAGGATTAA